Proteins from a single region of Lysinibacillus sp. JNUCC-52:
- a CDS encoding FecCD family ABC transporter permease, which translates to MKQLKTVRLLQNKISFLLDIKASKKLTFISLIALLVFFFSASFGDSFINPIKVLQTILGQGSDFDQLIIIDFRLPRIFIAAFAGMALAVAGAILQGLIKNPLASPDIIGISAGGGAAVVGFLAIFSDSNHSLTVSIEWLPLAGFIGATVVAFIVYIFAWKDGVTATRLVLIGIGVSAFMQAITTMLMVIGPIYQASEANKWITGSVKSADWNQVQIIVPIIIILLLLTVFITRQLNVQELGDDTAASLGQTVQKTRFFLLLLSSSLVACAISFAGAIGFVGLMAPHIARRIVGPAFGVLIPTSAAIGALLVMVADIIGRTAFSPLEVPAGVFTAAIGAPYFIYLLLRNPRK; encoded by the coding sequence ATGAAACAATTAAAAACAGTTCGTTTACTACAAAATAAAATATCCTTTTTATTAGATATAAAAGCTTCTAAAAAACTAACGTTTATTAGCCTCATTGCATTATTGGTTTTTTTCTTTAGTGCATCATTTGGAGATTCATTTATAAATCCGATAAAAGTATTGCAAACGATACTCGGACAAGGTTCGGATTTCGATCAATTAATTATTATTGACTTCCGACTGCCAAGAATTTTTATTGCGGCATTTGCAGGTATGGCGTTAGCCGTTGCGGGTGCTATTTTACAAGGCCTTATTAAAAACCCACTCGCTTCACCAGATATTATCGGTATTTCTGCTGGTGGTGGAGCTGCGGTAGTTGGGTTTTTAGCTATTTTTAGCGACTCTAATCATTCATTAACAGTTAGTATTGAATGGCTACCTCTCGCTGGATTTATCGGAGCTACTGTCGTTGCATTTATTGTGTATATCTTTGCTTGGAAAGATGGTGTGACAGCAACTCGTCTTGTTTTAATTGGTATTGGGGTTTCAGCTTTTATGCAGGCTATTACGACAATGTTAATGGTAATTGGTCCAATTTATCAAGCTAGTGAAGCCAATAAGTGGATTACAGGAAGCGTCAAAAGTGCTGATTGGAATCAAGTTCAAATTATAGTTCCGATTATTATCATCCTCCTGCTTCTAACAGTCTTTATTACTCGACAGTTAAATGTGCAAGAATTGGGTGATGATACAGCTGCTAGTTTAGGTCAAACTGTACAAAAAACTCGTTTTTTCCTATTACTTTTGAGTTCAAGTCTCGTTGCTTGTGCTATTTCATTTGCAGGCGCTATTGGTTTTGTCGGCTTAATGGCACCACACATTGCAAGACGCATTGTAGGTCCAGCATTCGGTGTATTAATTCCTACATCCGCTGCTATTGGTGCTTTATTAGTAATGGTTGCAGATATTATTGGACGAACTGCATTTAGTCCTTTAGAAGTGCCAGCAGGAGTATTTACAGCTGCTATTGGTGCCCCTTATTTCATCTACTTATTATTGCGAAACCCTAGAAAATAA
- a CDS encoding ABC transporter ATP-binding protein, protein MTKTLETKSLTLNYGDSNIIEDLNLSIPMNEITVLIGANGCGKSTLLRSIARLLKPKQGTVLLDGQDVFKLSTKQVAKKLSILPQSPVAPEGLTVLQLVKQGRYPHQSWRKQWTEEDEAIVLNALKATGVDQLQDKPVDELSGGQRQRAWIAMTLAQDTDIILLDEPTTYLDLTHQIEILDLLFELNKQNRTIVMVLHDINLACRYADHIITVRDRGVYQQGKPEEIMTTSLVKHVFDLECQMTNDPIYGTPLCIPFGKGRVIS, encoded by the coding sequence ATGACTAAAACGTTAGAAACTAAATCACTTACATTAAATTATGGTGATTCCAATATTATTGAAGATCTTAATCTATCTATTCCTATGAATGAAATTACTGTGCTAATTGGGGCCAACGGTTGTGGAAAATCGACACTTTTGCGTTCAATTGCTCGATTATTAAAGCCGAAGCAAGGTACAGTATTATTAGATGGTCAAGATGTTTTTAAGTTATCGACGAAACAAGTAGCTAAAAAGCTTTCCATTCTTCCCCAATCACCAGTTGCTCCAGAAGGGTTAACAGTGTTACAACTTGTTAAACAAGGCCGTTATCCTCATCAAAGCTGGCGGAAGCAATGGACTGAAGAAGATGAAGCAATCGTGTTAAACGCCTTAAAAGCGACAGGCGTTGATCAGTTGCAAGATAAACCAGTGGACGAGCTTTCAGGTGGTCAACGTCAACGTGCTTGGATTGCTATGACACTAGCTCAAGATACAGATATTATTTTATTAGATGAACCTACAACTTACTTAGATTTAACACATCAAATTGAAATTTTAGACTTACTCTTTGAGTTAAATAAACAAAATAGAACAATCGTTATGGTTCTACATGATATTAATTTAGCATGTCGATATGCTGATCACATTATTACGGTGCGTGACCGAGGCGTTTACCAACAAGGAAAACCTGAAGAAATTATGACAACCTCTTTAGTCAAACATGTTTTCGATTTAGAATGTCAGATGACAAATGATCCTATTTATGGAACGCCTTTATGTATCCCTTTTGGTAAAGGAAGAGTTATTTCTTAA
- a CDS encoding 2-keto-4-pentenoate hydratase, which produces MTVQINQQKLVDYLYDAERDVKEVIKLTDDYPQLTIQEAYRIQDALLVRKLEENGTKQVGVKLGLTSKAKQQMMGVNEAIYGYLHSDMLALEWETIEFSQLIHPKVEPEIAFFLGEDLAGEAVTEADVVKATKYVAPALEVIDSRYKDFRFTLADVIADNCSSAKFIVGSKWVSPHMLDLGQIGMVLSKNSTVEQTGSSAAVLGHPATAIVWAVKELAKVGKGFKKGDIILSGAMSEAISFQPGDTVVADFDVLGSVTLSCN; this is translated from the coding sequence ATGACGGTACAAATAAATCAGCAAAAATTGGTTGATTATTTATATGATGCAGAGCGTGATGTAAAGGAAGTCATCAAGCTGACAGATGACTACCCACAGTTGACGATACAGGAGGCTTATCGGATACAGGATGCTTTACTAGTGCGCAAGCTAGAGGAGAATGGCACGAAGCAAGTAGGCGTAAAGCTAGGGTTAACGAGTAAAGCAAAGCAGCAGATGATGGGAGTCAACGAAGCGATTTATGGCTATTTACATAGTGATATGCTCGCGCTAGAATGGGAAACGATTGAATTTTCACAGCTCATTCATCCAAAAGTTGAACCTGAGATTGCCTTTTTTTTAGGTGAGGATTTGGCGGGGGAGGCAGTTACAGAGGCGGATGTTGTAAAGGCAACAAAATATGTCGCACCTGCCCTTGAAGTAATAGATAGCCGTTATAAAGATTTTCGCTTTACATTAGCAGATGTGATCGCAGATAATTGTTCCTCGGCGAAATTTATTGTTGGTAGTAAGTGGGTTTCTCCTCATATGCTTGATTTGGGACAAATCGGCATGGTACTAAGTAAAAACAGCACTGTGGAGCAAACAGGCTCAAGCGCGGCTGTATTAGGGCATCCTGCTACTGCCATTGTGTGGGCAGTGAAAGAATTAGCCAAGGTAGGAAAAGGCTTTAAAAAAGGCGATATTATTTTAAGTGGTGCGATGTCTGAGGCGATTTCTTTTCAGCCAGGGGATACAGTCGTAGCAGATTTCGATGTGCTCGGTAGTGTGACATTATCTTGTAATTAA